From the Iodobacter fluviatilis genome, one window contains:
- a CDS encoding patatin-like phospholipase family protein, translating into MSEFPSVEKKNIGLALSGGGVRAAAFHAGVMRYLAEHGLLEDVTHVSSVSGGSLFVGMVFRLAEYRWPSSAAYLNVVFPQFRHVLTSKSLQCSALTQLFFIPTNWRFLLSRANVLAQAIEAAWDVKAPLCSLGASPVWSINCTTGETGRRFRFKAATMGDYELGYADIGSFSLAKAMAISAAFPGGIGPLVLKSQNFEWKKRVHWGAAEAEIYQVPFKNLHLYDGGLYDNLGLEPLFDVGRQELKTDDSLKSPVRYLVVSDGGAALPRTVIPHPLNPFRFKRIADIALDQSRALRVRAFVNFLQKNSSLGAFVGIGADAVQSIRQFSKGRESIADRLLTQNWLSQEEVKSASTYNTNLSLMSESHFDLLARHGYETVKWNMEIMSQVCLKEP; encoded by the coding sequence ATGAGTGAGTTTCCATCGGTAGAGAAAAAAAATATTGGACTGGCCCTTTCAGGCGGAGGGGTCCGCGCAGCTGCTTTTCATGCTGGAGTAATGCGTTATCTTGCAGAGCATGGCCTGTTAGAAGATGTTACTCATGTGTCATCTGTTTCAGGAGGAAGTCTTTTTGTTGGCATGGTTTTTCGGCTAGCCGAGTATCGTTGGCCTAGCTCGGCGGCGTACCTTAACGTCGTTTTCCCACAGTTTCGTCATGTGTTGACATCGAAATCCTTACAGTGTTCTGCACTGACTCAGCTTTTTTTTATTCCAACAAACTGGCGATTTTTGCTATCTCGCGCGAATGTTCTCGCTCAAGCTATTGAGGCTGCATGGGATGTAAAGGCTCCACTTTGTAGTCTAGGGGCTTCACCCGTTTGGTCTATCAATTGTACTACCGGAGAGACTGGGCGACGTTTCAGGTTTAAGGCCGCAACGATGGGTGACTACGAACTTGGATATGCGGATATCGGTAGTTTTAGTTTAGCAAAGGCAATGGCGATTTCGGCGGCCTTTCCGGGCGGGATTGGCCCTTTGGTACTAAAAAGTCAAAATTTCGAATGGAAAAAACGCGTACATTGGGGAGCCGCAGAAGCTGAAATATATCAAGTCCCATTCAAAAACCTGCACCTGTATGACGGTGGATTGTATGACAATCTTGGGTTGGAACCGCTGTTTGATGTGGGCAGACAGGAGTTGAAAACGGATGATTCACTTAAATCACCTGTTCGCTATCTAGTTGTGTCAGATGGCGGAGCTGCCCTTCCTCGAACAGTAATACCACACCCTCTAAACCCTTTCCGTTTTAAGAGAATCGCAGACATTGCATTGGATCAAAGCCGTGCACTGCGTGTGCGAGCTTTTGTAAATTTCCTTCAAAAAAACTCATCATTAGGCGCATTCGTTGGGATAGGAGCTGATGCTGTGCAGTCCATTCGGCAGTTTTCTAAAGGTCGTGAGAGTATTGCCGATCGACTGTTAACCCAAAATTGGCTCTCTCAGGAAGAAGTTAAGAGCGCTTCTACATATAACACAAACCTTAGTTTGATGTCTGAATCTCACTTTGATCTTCTTGCAAGGCATGGCTACGAAACGGTGAAGTGGAATATGGAAATAATGTCTCAGGTATGCCTGAAGGAACCTTGA
- a CDS encoding Mov34/MPN/PAD-1 family protein: protein MSGEYYSLGDVLPDLDPNKLEYEDSRRLLAACFRHPAFEVVELRRIERQSAVGDTTNVIDGIVVECCDGTVPSRNAVGIKNREPLLLLHGSDLLTHHEVLALRAQFPITPHQNSVPYGAPSSLCLYFEPWSAVARTWTPATHLQRILWWLRETALGTLHRSDQPLERLHFVSPFQIVLPADFATRAEMHSEILQLAVARSRSNGTILRGEFESKEDVTVQGDSTGLDTLLVTLPAIVSVQIERYPVTLGALHDQLIRYGSELFSPLVEAAKKVLPTSGLPSQSAHAKNTLLLLRVPMARSANTEPERIDVSGFIVRDADLAQLGIACGAYFDGRDGRVYLNNEAQIAAIAALAGISTESIDAWRGLAIEPVDVRCTFSATDARHASGIGNQGTDFKGVLAGLGALGSTMAELWHREGWGNWSYIDDDILHAHNIVRHIGKDLHIGWAKVDVAVNMAELSWPTGTKPKAISAKVTDFENIEVCNALSSASLLVDATTTLEAPRDLSEQIDRPRAVSVFLTPSGRDSVLLLENSDKSICLSSLEAQYYRAILQRDWGPSHLDGHQGSYWVGAGCRDLSAVLSLEVIQLHGAMLARQVRFLTALPEAQIRVWSMDDATGALAVDNVLVEKSREDVFGKWRVIWDDGLLKKLREFREISLPNETGGVVLGYFDQKRKAIHVVDVLPAPTDSEENGTTFVRGAHGLKDALERSALLTANIVGYLGEWHSHPKFASARPSSEDVKLLTYLANTMAMDDVPVLMIIVGENDVTISFGEGAA from the coding sequence GTGAGCGGCGAATACTACTCTTTGGGGGATGTGCTTCCAGATCTTGATCCCAATAAACTTGAGTACGAGGATAGCAGGCGACTTCTAGCTGCGTGTTTTCGGCATCCCGCTTTCGAAGTCGTTGAGCTGCGTCGAATTGAACGCCAATCTGCGGTTGGCGACACTACCAATGTAATTGATGGAATTGTTGTCGAATGTTGTGATGGCACAGTCCCCTCACGCAATGCTGTGGGTATAAAAAATCGTGAGCCATTATTGTTGTTGCATGGTTCTGATCTCTTGACTCATCACGAAGTACTTGCACTTCGTGCACAATTTCCTATTACGCCACACCAAAATAGTGTCCCATACGGCGCACCATCATCGCTTTGTTTGTATTTTGAGCCATGGAGTGCGGTAGCGCGGACTTGGACACCGGCAACGCATTTGCAACGAATTCTTTGGTGGCTTCGTGAAACGGCTCTTGGAACTTTGCATCGAAGTGACCAACCGCTTGAACGATTACATTTCGTCTCCCCATTTCAGATCGTTTTACCTGCTGATTTTGCTACCCGCGCGGAAATGCATAGCGAAATTTTACAATTGGCCGTCGCTAGGTCAAGAAGTAATGGAACAATATTGCGTGGGGAATTTGAATCGAAAGAAGACGTCACGGTTCAAGGAGATAGTACTGGATTAGATACTTTGTTAGTCACTTTACCGGCTATAGTTTCCGTTCAAATCGAGCGATATCCTGTAACGTTGGGTGCATTGCATGATCAGTTGATTCGCTATGGTTCTGAGCTTTTTTCCCCTTTAGTTGAAGCCGCTAAAAAGGTTTTACCGACTTCTGGACTGCCTAGTCAAAGCGCGCACGCAAAAAATACTTTGCTGCTGCTTAGGGTTCCTATGGCAAGGAGTGCGAATACGGAACCGGAACGAATCGATGTCTCTGGATTTATTGTACGTGATGCAGATCTTGCCCAGTTGGGGATTGCATGCGGTGCTTACTTTGATGGCAGAGATGGCCGCGTTTATTTAAATAATGAAGCACAAATAGCGGCCATAGCCGCTCTAGCGGGTATTTCTACTGAGAGTATTGACGCGTGGCGTGGATTAGCAATTGAACCCGTTGATGTTAGATGCACTTTTTCAGCAACCGATGCACGACATGCATCTGGCATTGGCAATCAAGGTACTGATTTTAAAGGGGTCCTTGCCGGTCTTGGCGCTTTGGGCAGCACTATGGCAGAGCTGTGGCATCGTGAGGGTTGGGGAAACTGGTCCTATATCGATGATGACATTTTGCATGCTCACAATATTGTTCGGCATATTGGGAAAGACCTACATATCGGATGGGCAAAGGTTGATGTGGCGGTTAATATGGCGGAGTTAAGTTGGCCAACTGGTACAAAGCCAAAAGCGATTTCAGCTAAGGTTACAGACTTCGAGAATATTGAAGTTTGTAATGCTCTTTCTTCTGCGTCACTGCTTGTTGATGCAACCACAACACTTGAGGCTCCTCGGGATTTGTCTGAGCAGATTGATAGACCACGTGCAGTTTCAGTGTTTCTTACACCATCAGGTCGTGACTCTGTTCTACTTCTTGAAAATTCAGATAAAAGCATCTGCTTAAGTTCTCTTGAGGCGCAGTATTACCGCGCCATTCTTCAGCGCGACTGGGGGCCATCGCATCTTGATGGCCATCAAGGCTCATATTGGGTAGGGGCAGGTTGCCGTGATTTATCGGCGGTTTTGTCACTGGAGGTTATCCAGCTTCACGGTGCGATGCTAGCGAGGCAAGTACGTTTTCTTACTGCTCTGCCAGAGGCTCAAATTCGTGTGTGGAGCATGGATGATGCAACAGGTGCATTAGCTGTAGATAATGTTCTGGTAGAAAAGTCGAGAGAAGATGTATTTGGAAAATGGCGTGTTATTTGGGATGACGGTTTGCTTAAGAAGCTCCGTGAGTTCCGTGAAATTTCGCTTCCTAATGAAACTGGAGGTGTAGTTCTTGGTTATTTTGATCAAAAACGAAAGGCAATTCACGTTGTAGATGTGCTGCCAGCTCCGACTGATAGCGAGGAAAATGGAACTACCTTTGTTAGAGGAGCTCATGGTTTAAAGGATGCCCTTGAGCGCTCGGCATTACTTACGGCCAATATTGTTGGTTATCTCGGAGAATGGCACTCCCATCCAAAGTTTGCATCTGCAAGACCAAGTTCTGAGGATGTTAAATTGCTCACTTATCTTGCGAATACTATGGCCATGGATGATGTACCTGTATTGATGATTATTGTCGGTGAGAATGATGTCACGATTTCATTTGGCGAAGGGGCTGCCTAG
- a CDS encoding WYL domain-containing protein has translation MKDTAKSPLTVPSTKANTRWGPDRRQAFIDFRLQWEGRINRSDITSFFGISVPQASLDIASYTEQAPHNLAYDRSSRVYQATTDFRPLYEATHPQQYLNELLAATGGSFEPEASFIGWLPPTGCIPQPGRTVTADTLSALLKAMKEAKGLKVVYQSMSKPEPSSRTISPHAFAYDGFRWHVRAFCHKREEFLDFVLGRILEVQGFESARCTANEDREWFTELTLVLAPHPELSAGQRRVIELDYGMNDGEVALRCRQALLFYTLKRLGLDKLRLDQPEAQQIVLKNEAELASFLVGTKISIEQTCTSTSV, from the coding sequence ATGAAAGATACAGCCAAATCCCCGCTTACCGTCCCCTCTACAAAAGCAAACACACGCTGGGGACCGGATCGCCGACAAGCATTCATAGATTTCCGCCTCCAATGGGAAGGGCGCATCAACCGCAGCGACATCACAAGCTTCTTCGGAATTTCAGTACCGCAGGCGTCGCTTGATATCGCCAGCTATACAGAGCAGGCTCCACACAATCTCGCATACGACCGCAGCTCACGCGTCTACCAAGCAACAACGGACTTCCGCCCACTATATGAGGCGACGCACCCGCAGCAGTATTTAAATGAACTTTTAGCTGCGACCGGTGGAAGCTTTGAGCCTGAAGCAAGCTTCATTGGATGGCTGCCGCCAACAGGTTGTATCCCGCAACCGGGTCGCACAGTTACAGCAGACACCTTATCTGCCTTACTAAAAGCAATGAAAGAGGCAAAAGGACTAAAAGTTGTATATCAATCGATGTCAAAACCCGAACCAAGCTCTCGAACCATTTCACCGCATGCATTTGCGTATGATGGATTCCGATGGCATGTTCGTGCGTTCTGTCATAAACGCGAAGAATTCCTTGACTTCGTTCTGGGTAGAATTTTGGAGGTACAGGGATTTGAATCGGCACGTTGCACCGCAAATGAAGACCGAGAATGGTTTACCGAATTGACGCTAGTATTAGCGCCCCATCCAGAGTTATCAGCAGGTCAGCGACGTGTTATCGAGCTTGACTATGGAATGAATGATGGAGAGGTCGCACTACGCTGCCGCCAAGCACTACTCTTTTACACGCTCAAAAGGCTTGGTTTGGATAAGCTCCGCCTCGATCAACCTGAAGCTCAACAGATAGTACTCAAGAATGAAGCAGAGCTAGCCTCGTTTTTGGTTGGTACTAAAATTTCAATTGAACAAACATGTACATCCACAAGCGTTTAA
- a CDS encoding ComEC/Rec2 family competence protein translates to MTIQSIKTRFRAYQLDSAGSSFSYFSGDGFELIEGRYCDANEQSISQEMKSCGVDKISTLHITSWDQDHCSPSQVQRILEDLKPSKIEYPGYEPHTDSGKESLKIITAYKKNNSTPRIISVTPKYIQSLESASSYGYKNVIYWPKDMDVKNANNNSTAKQFRSGSFNVLSLGDLESAQIASYLKSTRSINSEVDVMIMAHHGADNGFTSSSFLKKVKPTLAIATSNYGNQYDHPKQEIRELLHKNEVRLFTTKTGDVIVQSIGNHKGQFEVINLKSGSTEVSSHYTGNAKKGQYLKNNGDTLRDRRATHNTGPKC, encoded by the coding sequence ATGACCATTCAATCAATCAAGACTAGATTTCGCGCATATCAACTTGATTCAGCTGGATCTTCATTTTCGTACTTTAGTGGTGATGGATTTGAACTAATTGAAGGTCGCTACTGCGACGCGAATGAACAGAGCATCAGTCAAGAAATGAAGTCGTGCGGGGTTGATAAAATAAGTACTTTACACATTACCTCTTGGGATCAGGACCACTGTTCACCATCTCAAGTTCAACGAATCCTAGAGGATTTAAAACCAAGTAAAATTGAGTACCCAGGTTACGAGCCGCATACCGACAGTGGCAAAGAAAGCCTAAAAATCATTACCGCTTACAAGAAAAACAACTCAACACCACGCATAATTTCCGTGACACCAAAGTACATTCAAAGTTTAGAGTCCGCCTCCAGCTATGGCTATAAGAACGTCATTTATTGGCCAAAAGACATGGATGTTAAAAATGCAAACAACAACTCTACGGCGAAGCAATTTCGAAGCGGAAGCTTCAATGTGCTTAGTTTGGGCGACCTTGAGTCAGCACAAATTGCCTCTTACCTTAAAAGCACTCGCTCCATTAATTCAGAAGTAGATGTCATGATCATGGCACATCATGGTGCTGATAATGGGTTCACTAGCTCCTCTTTTCTAAAGAAAGTGAAACCTACACTAGCGATTGCTACTTCAAACTACGGAAATCAATACGATCACCCAAAACAAGAGATCCGGGAGCTTTTGCATAAAAACGAAGTGCGCCTATTTACAACAAAAACTGGAGACGTAATAGTCCAATCCATCGGTAACCACAAGGGTCAATTTGAAGTTATCAACCTCAAATCGGGAAGCACAGAGGTGTCTAGTCACTACACTGGCAATGCCAAGAAAGGGCAGTATCTAAAAAACAATGGGGATACCCTTCGAGATCGCCGAGCAACGCATAATACAGGGCCCAAGTGCTGA
- a CDS encoding Y-family DNA polymerase, protein MDSEAAMITLVDVNNFYVSCQRVFEPKLVGKPVVVLSNNDGCVVARSAEVKALGIKMGAPWHQLRDFAQQEGIIARSSNYALYADMSHRVMTILCRFSPNQEIYSIDECFLSFDGLLQDHTELAQDIRQTVLQWTGLPVCVGIAPTKTLAKLANHIAKKQAPFDGVCEWQKLSESQQTEQMQSMDASEVWGIGRKISERLAQEGIHTIADLRAANAEQIRKRYSIVVQRTVHELRGTPSIELEESAPDKQQILCSRSFGQGIYTEQELGEAISTYIARAAEKLRKQGSVASSLAVFIRTNPFRPKDPQYSQHILIPLTQASDDTLLLTRAALWVLKRIYRTGFTYAKAGVMLCDLQPRTALQGHLFLQTADPIKRAALNKVMDDINRQWGRGSIRVASAGFNQGWKMRQKTLSPYWTTRWTDLPVAKAV, encoded by the coding sequence ATGGATAGTGAAGCCGCGATGATTACCTTGGTCGATGTGAACAATTTCTACGTGTCGTGCCAACGGGTGTTTGAACCTAAGTTGGTTGGCAAACCTGTGGTGGTGTTATCAAATAATGATGGTTGTGTGGTGGCGCGAAGTGCCGAAGTAAAAGCATTGGGCATTAAGATGGGAGCGCCCTGGCATCAATTGCGTGATTTCGCACAGCAAGAAGGCATCATCGCGCGCAGTAGCAATTACGCGCTGTATGCCGATATGAGCCATCGGGTGATGACGATACTATGCCGCTTTAGCCCAAACCAAGAGATTTACAGCATTGACGAGTGTTTTCTGAGTTTTGACGGTCTATTACAAGACCATACCGAACTGGCGCAAGACATCCGCCAAACCGTGTTGCAATGGACTGGCTTACCCGTTTGCGTCGGGATTGCGCCGACCAAAACCCTCGCTAAACTTGCCAATCACATCGCCAAGAAACAAGCTCCATTTGATGGTGTGTGCGAATGGCAGAAACTCAGTGAAAGCCAACAAACTGAGCAAATGCAATCCATGGATGCAAGCGAAGTCTGGGGTATTGGTCGCAAAATATCAGAAAGGTTGGCGCAGGAAGGCATACATACCATTGCTGATTTGCGAGCAGCGAACGCTGAGCAAATTCGAAAACGCTATAGCATCGTCGTGCAACGCACAGTGCATGAGTTACGTGGCACCCCGAGTATTGAACTCGAAGAATCTGCGCCGGATAAACAGCAAATCCTGTGTTCTCGCAGCTTTGGCCAAGGCATCTACACCGAACAAGAGCTGGGTGAAGCCATCAGCACCTACATCGCACGTGCCGCTGAAAAACTGCGTAAGCAAGGTTCAGTGGCGAGCAGCTTGGCGGTGTTTATTCGCACTAATCCCTTTCGCCCCAAAGACCCGCAATACAGTCAGCACATTCTGATTCCACTCACGCAAGCCAGCGACGATACCTTACTACTGACTCGCGCCGCGTTGTGGGTACTTAAACGTATCTACCGAACGGGCTTTACCTACGCTAAAGCGGGCGTGATGCTCTGTGACTTGCAACCCCGCACTGCGCTGCAAGGTCATTTATTCCTACAGACCGCCGACCCCATCAAACGCGCCGCACTCAACAAAGTAATGGATGACATTAATCGACAATGGGGGCGCGGCTCAATTCGAGTGGCTAGTGCAGGATTTAATCAGGGCTGGAAAATGCGGCAAAAAACCTTATCGCCATATTGGACTACACGCTGGACAGACCTTCCTGTTGCAAAAGCAGTTTGA
- a CDS encoding LexA family protein, with product MSLHLHPPIPAMLEPPLMLIPLMGVSVSAGFPSPAEDWAEERVDLNLRYVQHAEATFYFTVSGDSMVSPIAEHSIPDGATLIVDRALSAKHGDIVVAVIDNDFTVKRLYCRNKRLALIAENPAYPPIVIGDEQELSIWGVVTAWIVKPR from the coding sequence ATGTCACTACATTTGCACCCTCCGATTCCGGCTATGCTTGAGCCGCCATTAATGCTGATCCCCCTTATGGGCGTGTCTGTTTCAGCAGGCTTTCCATCCCCTGCCGAAGACTGGGCGGAAGAACGTGTAGATTTAAACTTGCGCTATGTTCAGCATGCCGAAGCCACTTTTTATTTCACTGTTTCAGGCGATAGCATGGTCAGCCCAATAGCAGAGCACTCGATTCCTGATGGCGCAACGCTGATTGTGGATCGTGCCTTGAGCGCCAAGCATGGCGATATTGTCGTGGCGGTGATTGATAATGACTTTACTGTAAAGCGGCTGTATTGCAGGAACAAGCGCTTAGCGTTGATTGCAGAGAATCCGGCCTATCCACCCATTGTGATTGGTGATGAACAAGAGTTGTCAATTTGGGGCGTGGTTACGGCATGGATAGTGAAGCCGCGATGA
- a CDS encoding SOS response-associated peptidase, producing the protein MCVNYIPIPKRLVLSHFAAAEPQADWPEEVWQDYAAPMLVHGRQGRQAVVANYGFLPKVKLPQGARYSTMNARAETIGQLKSYRNAWQRSQLCLVPMLGFFEPCYESGKAVRHQICLLDDEPFAVAGLWRAWEEGNGRRSYSFTQITINADEHPLMKRMHKPDDEKRNLVIIPEADYDAWLGCKSIELARTFLKNYPAQLMCAAEQPVPKKPSKNSTQQISLF; encoded by the coding sequence ATGTGCGTAAACTACATTCCAATTCCTAAACGGCTGGTACTTAGCCATTTTGCAGCAGCCGAGCCACAAGCCGACTGGCCTGAAGAAGTCTGGCAAGACTACGCTGCGCCGATGCTTGTGCACGGGCGGCAAGGGCGACAAGCTGTGGTGGCGAACTATGGCTTCTTGCCCAAAGTAAAACTTCCCCAAGGTGCACGCTACAGCACGATGAACGCCCGTGCTGAAACCATCGGCCAACTTAAGAGCTATCGAAATGCATGGCAACGCAGCCAACTATGTCTTGTGCCTATGTTGGGATTTTTTGAGCCATGTTATGAATCAGGCAAGGCGGTGAGACATCAAATCTGCCTACTGGATGATGAACCGTTTGCGGTGGCTGGATTATGGCGCGCATGGGAAGAAGGCAACGGGCGGCGCAGCTATTCGTTCACTCAAATCACCATCAACGCCGATGAACATCCGCTGATGAAACGAATGCACAAACCCGATGATGAAAAACGAAATCTGGTCATTATTCCTGAGGCCGATTACGACGCATGGCTAGGTTGCAAAAGCATTGAACTTGCACGGACTTTTTTGAAAAACTATCCCGCACAATTAATGTGTGCAGCGGAACAACCTGTGCCGAAAAAGCCATCGAAAAACTCGACACAGCAAATATCTCTGTTTTGA
- a CDS encoding type II toxin-antitoxin system Phd/YefM family antitoxin: MLQQVSKSKFKAQALEFFRLIESSGESVVITDHGVPKFEVRPYLLQTKKPLDVLYGSVLHFDYPTNPVAENDWEIA; encoded by the coding sequence ATGTTACAACAAGTTTCAAAATCTAAATTCAAGGCTCAGGCTTTAGAGTTTTTTCGGCTAATAGAGTCAAGCGGCGAGTCTGTGGTTATTACAGATCACGGAGTGCCAAAATTTGAGGTGCGCCCATACCTCTTACAAACTAAAAAACCTTTGGATGTGCTGTATGGCTCTGTTTTACATTTTGATTACCCTACAAATCCTGTCGCAGAAAATGACTGGGAGATAGCCTAG
- a CDS encoding Imm43 family immunity protein, with protein MDFYVLTHDEASPFLYGDASFSPIDLGCYSNLWQTKFVPDGNFCKITLSKNAKKVSLDLFTVNSGFVMSEKALAIFSAPDLCLKINPIPTEIYSKNGDKIYGTYYFTEFFDWLDLFDYENSIYELDEEGARVDSCSRLTLRNTSELHLDLFFLKDVNLFEPIISKKLMDLILSSKIRGYKSVPLSEFKWKS; from the coding sequence ATGGATTTTTACGTTTTAACTCATGATGAAGCATCGCCATTTTTATATGGTGATGCTTCATTTTCGCCCATTGATCTAGGTTGTTATTCAAATCTATGGCAAACGAAATTTGTTCCCGATGGTAATTTTTGCAAAATAACGCTTTCAAAAAATGCAAAAAAAGTAAGCTTGGATTTATTCACAGTAAATTCTGGGTTCGTGATGTCAGAAAAGGCTTTGGCCATTTTTTCTGCTCCTGACCTCTGCCTCAAAATTAACCCTATTCCTACAGAAATTTACTCTAAGAATGGCGATAAAATTTATGGTACTTATTATTTTACAGAGTTCTTTGATTGGCTGGATTTGTTTGATTATGAAAATTCAATTTATGAATTAGATGAAGAAGGGGCGAGAGTTGACTCTTGTAGTAGATTAACTTTGAGAAATACTTCCGAACTACATTTGGACTTGTTTTTCTTGAAAGATGTAAATTTATTTGAACCAATAATATCAAAAAAACTAATGGATTTAATCTTATCCAGCAAAATTCGTGGTTACAAGAGCGTTCCTTTGTCTGAATTTAAATGGAAAAGTTAG